A stretch of the Streptomyces venezuelae genome encodes the following:
- a CDS encoding DUF2771 domain-containing protein, with protein sequence MTAPLIPGRARRSVAALGAVSAGLLLLSACDKPTPLATVTVGSSSVSAEAVCVPEGGKKDISIEKTQECLADIKKAKPIEYGRGDTLRLGVEPEIVEHGSTWQPVLDGQPITDQSGNTYRSFPNVDIFATGGQGETPASKLLNIVQFSKDGKPQSVWSFKLKLK encoded by the coding sequence ATGACCGCACCGCTTATCCCGGGTAGGGCCCGCCGCAGCGTCGCGGCCCTCGGGGCCGTGTCCGCCGGCCTCCTCCTTCTGTCCGCCTGCGACAAGCCGACCCCCCTGGCGACCGTGACGGTCGGCAGCTCGTCGGTGTCCGCCGAGGCAGTCTGCGTCCCCGAAGGGGGCAAGAAGGACATCAGCATCGAGAAGACCCAGGAGTGCCTGGCCGACATCAAGAAGGCCAAGCCCATCGAGTACGGCCGGGGCGACACCCTGCGCCTCGGTGTCGAGCCGGAGATCGTGGAGCACGGCAGCACCTGGCAGCCGGTCCTGGACGGCCAGCCCATCACGGACCAGTCCGGGAACACCTACCGCAGCTTCCCGAACGTCGACATCTTCGCCACCGGCGGCCAGGGCGAGACCCCGGCCTCCAAGCTGCTGAACATCGTGCAGTTCTCCAAGGACGGCAAGCCGCAGTCGGTCTGGTCGTTCAAACTGAAGCTGAAGTAG
- a CDS encoding DUF4291 domain-containing protein, which produces MQAATHTTSPDHPAHREIRAAHTATTVTVYQAYAPALGLPAARDQRFPAAWKRERMTWIKPSFLWMMYRCGWATKTDQETVLAVEITREGFDHALAGACLSHYEPGTHPDREAWQSALRAAPARVQWDPERDLHLNPLPYRSLQLGLSGPASRAYADEWTVAIRDVTPLAREIHALVRAGDETAARALLPAETRYPAGPLSHLGA; this is translated from the coding sequence ATGCAGGCAGCAACCCACACCACGTCCCCGGACCACCCCGCTCATCGCGAGATACGGGCCGCCCACACCGCCACCACCGTCACCGTCTACCAGGCCTACGCGCCCGCCCTCGGCCTCCCGGCCGCCCGCGACCAGCGGTTCCCCGCCGCGTGGAAGCGGGAGCGGATGACCTGGATCAAGCCGTCGTTCCTGTGGATGATGTACCGCTGCGGCTGGGCGACGAAGACCGACCAGGAGACCGTCCTGGCCGTGGAGATCACCCGCGAGGGCTTCGACCACGCCCTCGCCGGCGCCTGCCTGTCGCACTACGAACCCGGCACCCACCCCGACCGTGAGGCCTGGCAGTCCGCCCTGCGCGCCGCCCCGGCCCGGGTCCAGTGGGACCCGGAACGGGACCTGCACCTGAACCCGCTGCCGTACCGCTCCCTCCAACTGGGCCTGTCCGGCCCGGCCTCCCGCGCCTACGCGGACGAGTGGACCGTCGCCATCCGCGATGTCACCCCGCTGGCCCGGGAGATCCACGCCCTGGTCCGGGCGGGCGACGAGACCGCCGCCCGCGCCCTCCTCCCCGCCGAAACCCGGTATCCCGCGGGGCCGTTGTCCCACCTGGGCGCATAG
- a CDS encoding helicase C-terminal domain-containing protein encodes MGAGGTGRGDQEATVPEASTGGTAPRSLAEALRARDDAGLAALLSARPDLLSPVPNDLTQLATRAGTRASVVRALDRLDRFALQTAEALAVAPDPCDYATLEALLTGHQPPEDPAPEATTASTDPTGPATSTDPTASSDPTGPADPTGPTTPTSLVEDIRAALPHTLHTLRTQAVVWGDDDRLRLLRTARELLAPSAARPSPTGLGPTVAEATAGMSPTRVQEIVATAGLPGTHDPVSAVAALTALFTDPVRMSALLDQAPAEAHHVLDRLVWGPPYGEVTPQPTLPVRWLRDRGLLLPASARTVVLPREVALHLRGGRAHRRIEPVPPAVPAESLHRPQLVDANAAGQALAALSAVEELLKSWEHGSGPAVLRAGGLAVRDLKRTAVALDIGEPVAAFWIELAYAAGLLASDGEADERYAPTPAYDDWTDLPPHERWAVLARAWMPATRTAGLVGEPDAKGRTLSALGPDLDRSAAPEVRRRVLELLAALPEGGSAAPEALLDRLAWERPVHGTSELRSRLARFTLAEAELLGVTGRGALAGPGRALLAGEDPAPLLAPQLPEPVDHVLLQADLTAVAPGPLRRPLAETLGVLAVVESKGGATVYRFTPSSVRRALDAGRTASDLHAFLAEHSRTPVPQPLAYLIDDVARRHGHVRVGAASSYVRCDDDSVLGEILADKRSAGLGLRRLAPTVLAAQADPAGLLDGLRAMGYAPAAESSTGDVLITRADVHRTPPRTAPAPVPDGPPVPDATLLGAAVRAIRAGDVAATAVRKEPSAGASGAGGPASPARTPGELPRTTAAETLATVQAAALTGSAVWIGYVNADGAASQRVIAPVRVEGGFVTGYDHTADEVRTYALHRITGVAELAEDQV; translated from the coding sequence ATGGGGGCCGGCGGGACCGGCCGAGGCGACCAGGAGGCGACCGTGCCCGAGGCAAGCACCGGAGGGACCGCGCCGCGCTCTCTCGCCGAGGCGCTGCGCGCCCGCGACGACGCGGGCCTGGCTGCGCTGTTGTCCGCCCGCCCCGACCTGCTCAGCCCGGTCCCGAACGACCTGACCCAGCTCGCCACCCGGGCCGGCACCCGCGCCTCGGTGGTCCGCGCGCTGGACCGGCTGGACCGCTTCGCCCTGCAGACGGCGGAGGCTCTGGCGGTGGCCCCGGACCCGTGCGACTACGCCACGCTCGAGGCCCTGTTGACCGGCCACCAGCCACCCGAGGACCCCGCGCCGGAGGCCACCACCGCGTCCACCGATCCCACCGGCCCCGCCACGTCCACCGACCCCACCGCGTCCTCCGACCCGACCGGCCCCGCCGACCCCACCGGCCCCACCACCCCCACCAGCCTCGTCGAGGACATCCGCGCCGCCCTCCCCCACACCCTCCACACCCTCCGCACCCAGGCCGTCGTCTGGGGCGACGACGACCGTCTCCGTCTCCTCCGCACCGCCCGCGAGCTGCTCGCCCCCTCCGCCGCCCGGCCCTCCCCGACCGGCCTCGGGCCGACCGTCGCCGAGGCCACCGCCGGGATGTCGCCCACCCGGGTCCAGGAGATCGTGGCCACCGCAGGGCTGCCCGGCACCCACGACCCGGTGTCCGCCGTCGCCGCGCTGACCGCCCTGTTCACCGACCCGGTCCGGATGTCCGCGCTGCTCGACCAGGCCCCCGCCGAGGCGCACCACGTACTGGACCGGCTGGTGTGGGGCCCGCCGTACGGGGAGGTCACCCCGCAGCCCACGCTGCCCGTGCGCTGGCTGCGCGACCGCGGGCTGCTGCTGCCCGCCTCCGCCCGGACCGTCGTACTGCCCCGCGAGGTCGCCCTGCACCTGCGCGGCGGGCGGGCGCACCGCAGGATCGAGCCGGTGCCGCCGGCGGTGCCCGCCGAGTCGCTGCACCGTCCACAGCTTGTGGACGCCAATGCCGCCGGCCAGGCGCTGGCCGCGCTGTCCGCCGTCGAAGAACTGCTGAAGTCCTGGGAGCACGGCTCCGGTCCGGCCGTCCTGCGGGCCGGCGGGCTGGCCGTACGCGATCTCAAGCGGACCGCGGTCGCCCTGGACATCGGCGAGCCCGTCGCCGCCTTCTGGATCGAACTCGCCTACGCGGCCGGCCTGCTGGCCAGCGACGGCGAGGCCGACGAACGGTACGCCCCCACCCCCGCCTACGACGACTGGACCGACCTCCCGCCCCACGAGCGCTGGGCCGTGCTCGCCCGCGCCTGGATGCCGGCCACCCGGACCGCCGGGCTGGTCGGCGAGCCGGACGCGAAGGGCCGGACCCTCTCCGCCCTCGGGCCCGACCTGGACCGGTCCGCCGCACCCGAGGTCCGCCGCCGGGTGCTGGAACTGCTCGCCGCGCTGCCCGAGGGCGGCTCGGCCGCCCCCGAGGCCCTCCTCGACCGGCTCGCCTGGGAACGTCCGGTGCACGGCACCAGCGAACTCCGGTCCCGGCTGGCCCGGTTCACCCTCGCCGAGGCGGAGCTGCTCGGGGTCACCGGCCGCGGCGCACTCGCCGGTCCCGGCCGGGCCCTCCTCGCGGGCGAGGACCCGGCCCCGCTGCTCGCCCCGCAGCTGCCCGAACCCGTCGACCACGTCCTGCTGCAGGCCGACCTCACGGCCGTGGCCCCGGGCCCGCTGCGCCGGCCGCTCGCCGAAACCCTCGGGGTGCTCGCGGTGGTGGAGTCCAAGGGCGGCGCGACCGTGTACCGGTTCACCCCGTCCTCGGTGCGGCGCGCCCTGGACGCCGGCCGTACCGCCTCCGACCTGCACGCCTTCCTCGCCGAGCACAGCCGGACCCCGGTCCCGCAGCCCCTCGCGTACCTGATCGACGACGTGGCGCGGCGGCACGGCCACGTGCGGGTGGGGGCGGCCTCCTCGTACGTACGCTGCGACGACGACTCGGTCCTGGGCGAGATCCTGGCCGACAAGCGCTCGGCCGGCCTCGGTCTGCGCCGGCTCGCCCCGACCGTACTGGCCGCCCAGGCCGATCCCGCGGGCCTGCTCGACGGGCTGCGCGCCATGGGCTACGCCCCGGCGGCCGAATCCTCCACCGGAGACGTCCTGATCACCCGCGCGGACGTCCACCGCACCCCGCCGCGCACCGCACCCGCCCCCGTGCCGGACGGCCCGCCGGTCCCGGACGCGACCCTGCTGGGCGCGGCGGTACGGGCCATCCGCGCGGGCGACGTGGCGGCCACCGCGGTCCGCAAGGAGCCCTCGGCCGGGGCTTCGGGGGCCGGCGGCCCGGCCTCGCCGGCCCGGACGCCGGGCGAACTGCCGCGCACCACCGCGGCGGAGACCCTGGCCACGGTGCAGGCGGCGGCCCTGACGGGTTCGGCGGTGTGGATCGGCTATGTGAACGCGGACGGCGCGGCCAGCCAGCGGGTGATCGCCCCGGTCCGGGTGGAGGGCGGGTTCGTCACGGGCTACGACCACACCGCCGACGAGGTCCGCACGTACGCCCTGCACCGGATCACCGGGGTCGCCGAACTGGCCGAGGACCAGGTCTGA
- a CDS encoding 1,4-dihydroxy-6-naphthoate synthase yields MTAEAVAATVKIAYSPCPNDTFVFDAWAHGRVPGAPVLDVTFADIDLTNGMAERGELDVLKVSYAVLPWILDEYALLPCGGALGRGCGPLVLSREPGLDLTGRTVAVPGERSTAYLLFRLWAADVLPGDVGKVVVMPFHEIMPAVRDGKVDAGLVIHEARFTYQDYGLHCLADMGEHWESTTGLPIPLGAIVARRSLGAPTLHALAAAARTSVLMAWDDPEASRPYVRAHAQELDPAVADQHIGLYVNEFTAGLGDDGYAAVRGLLTRAAAEGLVPPIAPDALAFP; encoded by the coding sequence ATGACCGCTGAGGCCGTCGCCGCGACCGTGAAGATCGCCTACTCGCCCTGCCCCAACGACACCTTCGTCTTCGACGCCTGGGCGCACGGCCGGGTCCCGGGCGCTCCGGTGCTCGACGTGACCTTCGCCGACATCGACCTGACCAACGGCATGGCCGAGCGCGGCGAGCTGGACGTGCTGAAGGTGTCGTACGCCGTACTGCCGTGGATCCTGGACGAGTACGCCCTGCTGCCCTGCGGCGGGGCCCTCGGGCGCGGCTGCGGCCCGCTGGTGCTGAGCCGGGAACCGGGGCTGGACCTGACCGGCCGGACCGTCGCCGTGCCCGGCGAACGCTCCACCGCCTACCTGCTGTTCCGGCTGTGGGCGGCCGATGTGCTGCCCGGGGATGTCGGCAAGGTGGTCGTGATGCCGTTCCACGAGATCATGCCGGCGGTCCGGGACGGGAAGGTGGACGCCGGCCTGGTGATCCACGAGGCGCGGTTCACCTATCAGGACTACGGGCTGCACTGCCTCGCCGACATGGGCGAGCACTGGGAGTCCACCACCGGGCTGCCGATCCCGCTCGGCGCGATCGTCGCGCGGCGGTCGCTGGGCGCGCCGACGCTGCACGCGCTGGCGGCGGCGGCCCGGACCTCCGTCCTGATGGCCTGGGACGATCCGGAGGCCTCGCGGCCGTACGTACGGGCGCACGCGCAGGAGCTCGACCCGGCGGTCGCCGACCAGCACATCGGGCTGTACGTGAACGAGTTCACGGCCGGGCTCGGCGATGACGGGTACGCGGCGGTGCGCGGGCTGCTGACCCGGGCGGCGGCGGAGGGCCTGGTACCGCCGATCGCCCCGGACGCGCTGGCCTTCCCGTAA
- a CDS encoding cold-shock protein codes for MPTGKVKWFNSEKGFGFLSRDDGGDVFVHSSVLPAGVDALKPGQRVEFGVVAGQRGDQALSVTVLEPAPSVAAAQRRKPDELASIVQDLTTLLENITPMLERGRYPDKVQGAKIAGLLRAVADQLDV; via the coding sequence GTGCCTACCGGCAAGGTCAAGTGGTTCAACAGTGAGAAGGGCTTCGGCTTTCTCTCCCGGGATGACGGCGGGGACGTGTTCGTCCACTCGTCGGTGCTCCCTGCCGGAGTCGATGCCCTCAAGCCCGGCCAGCGCGTCGAGTTCGGTGTGGTCGCGGGTCAGCGCGGTGACCAGGCCCTTTCGGTGACGGTGCTGGAGCCGGCCCCGTCGGTCGCGGCGGCCCAGCGGCGCAAGCCGGACGAGCTCGCCTCCATCGTCCAGGACCTGACCACGCTTCTGGAGAACATCACGCCGATGCTGGAGCGCGGGCGCTACCCCGACAAGGTGCAGGGCGCGAAGATCGCCGGCCTGCTGCGGGCGGTGGCCGACCAGCTCGACGTCTGA
- a CDS encoding futalosine hydrolase, producing MRALIVTAVAAEAESVTTGLTPHPDPVEAGPRTLPGGYLITRRDLPGLALDVLVAGVGPAAAAAGTATALALAPAASPYQVVVSAGIGGGFAPAAPLGSLVVADAIVAADLGAETPDGFLAVDALGFGRSVHLPPAELAARAAEATGGLLAPVLTVSTVTGTAARAAELAARHPLAGAEAMEGFGVAEAAAAHGLPVLEIRAVSNAVGPRDRDAWRIGDALAALAQAFRVLGPVLANWGERHDR from the coding sequence GTGCGCGCGCTCATCGTGACCGCGGTGGCGGCGGAGGCAGAATCCGTCACCACCGGTCTCACCCCTCATCCGGACCCCGTGGAAGCGGGGCCGCGCACACTGCCCGGCGGTTACCTCATCACCCGCCGGGACCTGCCGGGGCTGGCCCTCGACGTGCTCGTCGCGGGCGTGGGGCCGGCCGCCGCTGCGGCCGGCACCGCGACGGCCCTGGCGCTCGCCCCGGCCGCCTCGCCGTATCAGGTCGTGGTGTCCGCCGGGATCGGCGGCGGGTTCGCGCCCGCCGCCCCGCTCGGCTCGCTCGTCGTCGCCGACGCCATCGTCGCCGCCGATCTGGGCGCCGAAACCCCCGACGGCTTCCTCGCCGTCGACGCGCTCGGCTTCGGGCGGAGCGTCCATCTGCCGCCCGCCGAGCTGGCCGCCCGCGCCGCCGAGGCCACCGGAGGGCTCCTCGCACCGGTGCTGACCGTCTCCACGGTCACCGGCACCGCCGCCCGGGCCGCCGAACTCGCCGCCCGGCACCCGCTGGCCGGGGCCGAGGCCATGGAAGGCTTCGGAGTGGCCGAGGCCGCCGCCGCGCACGGGCTGCCCGTGCTGGAGATCCGCGCCGTGTCCAATGCGGTCGGACCGCGCGACCGGGACGCCTGGCGGATCGGCGACGCGCTGGCCGCGCTGGCCCAGGCCTTCCGCGTGCTGGGACCCGTACTCGCGAACTGGGGAGAACGCCATGACCGCTGA
- a CDS encoding tetratricopeptide repeat protein, producing MTGDTTGVTGSRNHHNEISGGVFHNVVVQGGTVTLQLPPTLTPALTGMPSPAATFTGRESEVNLLLDGLRPPPQGSVRQVVSGLAGIGKTELVLQVAHRALQEDGRFPGGALFIDLFGYDTERRVTPDRALGQLLRALGIPDEHVPAGLQERTRLYRSVLASYADQGRRVLLVLDNARTAEQVAPLLSGDPRIPALVTSRHTLALPDAHLHDLSVLDEAAAVELLDGALRKARGPAEGRVASAPDEAAALARLCGFLPLALRIVAALLADLPQRPLSSMTEALEDSRQRLGRLSREDLAVRAAFGLSYEHLGAGQARLFRLLPINPGADIATEAAARLADTEPYPAEEVLQDLARGHLIEPGATYGRWRMHDLIRLYAEELGREQDPEAERRAARGRLHVHYLSTAREAGYRLHSDGPAREAALAWLEDERANLVATTVAAVGLGYVWVPGHLLTSLTGFLSRQRYFVDWVIIAAAALDCARASGSRADEALALFGLSGPLRSLRRFDEACSALERAIAYYRSSADPHLEGSALVDLGLVFQEMRRFDDAVTALTRALSLLREVGDRHGVGKALTNLGLVHMDLHHSDEAIDLFTQDIAICVELGDRLGEAQTLGSLGTVLRRENRLDEAADALTRGLAAHREVGDTHGEAQTLNNLGLVWRRMDRLEESVEAHTRAIEIFRLTHAPRSKGLALNNLGLALLTAERFEEAVGPLELAIRTFREIADRHQEGGALTNLASVLAKLDRPEEAVDAATRSVDCLRATGDRHGEAVALYGLARHLEQAGRSEEALAALAAAVPLLRETNNQDYAAAAEAAQNALRAKPRT from the coding sequence ATGACCGGCGACACGACCGGCGTCACGGGCAGCCGGAACCACCACAACGAGATCAGCGGCGGCGTCTTCCACAACGTGGTCGTGCAGGGCGGCACGGTCACACTCCAGCTCCCGCCCACCCTCACCCCCGCACTCACCGGAATGCCCTCCCCGGCAGCCACGTTCACGGGCCGCGAGAGCGAGGTGAACCTCCTGCTCGACGGGCTCCGCCCGCCCCCGCAAGGCTCCGTACGGCAGGTGGTCAGCGGGCTGGCCGGGATCGGGAAGACGGAACTGGTCCTCCAAGTCGCCCACCGGGCCCTGCAGGAAGACGGCCGGTTCCCCGGCGGGGCCCTCTTCATCGACCTGTTCGGCTACGACACCGAACGACGGGTCACCCCCGACCGGGCCCTCGGCCAGCTGCTGCGCGCCCTGGGCATCCCGGACGAGCACGTCCCCGCCGGCCTGCAGGAGCGGACCCGCCTCTACCGCTCCGTCCTCGCCTCCTACGCCGACCAGGGCCGCCGGGTGCTGCTGGTACTGGACAACGCCCGGACCGCCGAGCAGGTGGCCCCGCTGCTCTCCGGCGACCCCCGTATCCCCGCCCTGGTCACCTCCCGCCACACCCTGGCCCTCCCCGATGCCCACCTGCACGACCTTTCGGTGCTCGACGAGGCCGCCGCCGTGGAGCTGCTCGACGGAGCGCTGCGCAAGGCGCGCGGACCGGCCGAGGGCCGGGTCGCCTCCGCTCCGGACGAGGCCGCCGCCCTGGCCCGGCTGTGCGGGTTCCTCCCGCTCGCCCTGCGCATCGTGGCCGCGCTGCTCGCCGATCTGCCGCAGCGCCCGCTGTCGTCCATGACCGAGGCCCTGGAGGACAGCCGGCAGCGGCTCGGGCGGCTGTCCCGCGAGGACCTCGCCGTGCGCGCGGCCTTCGGCCTCTCGTACGAGCATCTCGGCGCCGGGCAGGCCCGGCTGTTCAGGCTGCTGCCGATCAACCCCGGCGCCGATATCGCCACCGAGGCCGCCGCCCGGCTCGCGGACACCGAGCCGTACCCGGCCGAAGAGGTGCTCCAGGACCTGGCACGCGGCCACCTGATCGAGCCGGGGGCCACGTACGGGCGCTGGCGCATGCACGACCTGATCCGCCTGTACGCCGAAGAGCTCGGCCGGGAGCAGGACCCGGAGGCGGAGCGCAGGGCGGCGCGGGGACGGCTGCACGTCCACTACCTGTCCACGGCGCGGGAGGCCGGATACCGGCTGCATTCCGACGGCCCCGCCCGGGAGGCCGCGCTGGCCTGGTTGGAGGACGAGCGCGCCAATCTGGTCGCCACCACGGTCGCCGCCGTCGGTCTGGGGTACGTGTGGGTGCCGGGCCACCTGCTCACCTCGCTGACCGGCTTCCTCTCCCGGCAGCGGTACTTCGTCGACTGGGTCATCATCGCCGCCGCGGCCCTCGACTGCGCCCGCGCGTCCGGTTCCCGGGCCGACGAGGCCCTCGCGCTGTTCGGGCTGAGCGGTCCGCTCAGGTCGCTCCGGCGATTCGACGAAGCCTGCTCGGCCCTCGAACGGGCCATCGCGTACTACCGGTCGTCCGCAGACCCTCACCTCGAAGGAAGCGCACTGGTCGATCTCGGCCTGGTCTTCCAGGAGATGCGGCGCTTCGACGACGCGGTCACCGCTCTCACCCGTGCGCTGTCCCTGCTGCGGGAGGTGGGCGACCGGCACGGAGTGGGCAAGGCACTCACCAATCTCGGCCTGGTCCACATGGACCTGCACCACTCCGACGAGGCCATCGACCTGTTCACCCAGGACATCGCCATCTGTGTGGAGCTCGGCGACCGACTCGGCGAGGCACAGACCCTCGGCAGCCTTGGCACCGTCCTGCGCCGGGAGAACCGTCTCGACGAGGCCGCCGACGCACTCACCCGCGGCCTCGCCGCCCACCGAGAGGTCGGCGACACCCATGGCGAGGCCCAGACACTGAACAACCTCGGCCTCGTCTGGCGCCGTATGGACCGCCTGGAGGAGTCGGTCGAGGCGCACACCCGCGCCATCGAGATCTTCCGTCTCACCCACGCACCGCGCAGCAAGGGCCTGGCGTTGAACAACTTGGGCCTCGCCCTGCTCACCGCCGAGCGGTTCGAGGAGGCGGTCGGCCCCCTGGAGCTCGCGATCCGGACCTTCCGCGAGATCGCCGACCGGCACCAGGAGGGCGGCGCGCTCACCAATCTGGCCAGCGTCCTGGCGAAGCTGGACCGGCCGGAGGAGGCCGTCGACGCCGCCACGCGCTCGGTGGACTGCTTGCGCGCCACGGGCGACCGGCACGGCGAGGCCGTCGCCCTGTACGGCCTCGCGCGCCACCTGGAGCAAGCCGGCCGGTCCGAGGAGGCGCTGGCAGCGCTGGCCGCCGCCGTGCCCCTGCTCCGGGAAACGAACAACCAGGACTACGCCGCCGCTGCCGAAGCCGCCCAGAACGCTCTGCGCGCGAAGCCCAGGACGTAG
- a CDS encoding HAD family hydrolase encodes MARMTHSARTRPTLTVGFDLDMTLIDSRPGIKAAYVALSAETGTFIDADEAITRLGPPLDEELAYWFPEREIPAMADRYREIYPTHAIAPTPAMPGAREAVEAVQALGGRAIVVTAKHEPNARLHLAHLGIEPDAVIGWLWAEAKAGALREYGAQVYVGDHVGDVRGARTAGALSVAVPTGPCPEPELRAAGADVVLPDLTALPAWLKEYAERYFAAQDI; translated from the coding sequence ATGGCGCGTATGACGCACAGTGCCCGGACGCGGCCGACCCTTACGGTCGGGTTCGACCTCGATATGACCCTCATCGATTCCCGGCCGGGCATCAAGGCCGCCTATGTGGCCCTGTCCGCCGAGACCGGGACCTTCATCGACGCCGACGAGGCGATCACCCGGCTCGGGCCGCCGCTCGACGAGGAGCTTGCGTACTGGTTTCCCGAGAGGGAGATCCCGGCGATGGCCGACCGGTACCGGGAGATCTACCCCACCCACGCCATCGCGCCGACCCCGGCCATGCCCGGTGCACGCGAGGCCGTCGAGGCCGTGCAGGCGCTCGGTGGGCGGGCCATCGTGGTCACCGCCAAGCACGAGCCGAACGCCCGGCTGCACCTCGCCCACCTCGGCATCGAGCCCGACGCCGTGATCGGCTGGCTGTGGGCGGAGGCCAAGGCGGGCGCGCTGCGCGAGTACGGGGCGCAGGTGTACGTCGGCGACCACGTCGGCGACGTGCGCGGCGCCCGTACCGCCGGCGCGCTGTCGGTGGCGGTGCCCACCGGCCCCTGCCCGGAGCCCGAGCTGCGCGCGGCGGGCGCGGACGTGGTGCTGCCCGACCTCACCGCCCTGCCGGCCTGGCTGAAGGAGTACGCCGAGAGGTACTTCGCCGCTCAGGACATCTGA